The Alnus glutinosa chromosome 1, dhAlnGlut1.1, whole genome shotgun sequence region aaaaataaaataataataataataataataataataataataataatattttaaattattaaattattaattacataaaaaataatattttaaaataatgtgacgaaaatgttaacaaaaaatgaatgaaaaatgaCAGAATGACCTGTTTTAAATTCATGAAAAAGTTAAGCATTAGatacttactttcaaaaagtgaaGGATTGAATTCAAATGCCACTCCGACTTAAAGATTCATTAAACATTTACCTTAACTATTATTACATTAATAGAACatcttccaaaagaaaaaaaaatttaaattcaaatatatatatatatataccataacTGATCGACATGTCAGGCTTGTCAGCAACCCatgtgatgattttttttttttttaaaaaaatagaaataaaaaataggtgtaaaaaataaaaaaaataaaaggtttttcaaaaataatttttagagttATAATATTGTAAGAAATTTAGTCAATTATGTATTGTTATGATCATTCTCATTAgaaatttagtcatttaattaaaggaaaagagaaaatgggtAATGTTAGgtaccatatttttatcatcttaaagttgaagtgacttttaaaattatcattagatcaaaatttaataacaaTCTACCATACattcaagaattttaaaagccatgttAATTTGGAAGGATAAAATGATAATTGTTAACATTACTTGAGAGGAAAGAGggagaaaatggagaaagaaaagaataaaaaattactttaatcGGCTACATTAACAATTTATATGTAAATGTTTATTgtaacaaaaattttattttgaaacatATGTTAGAAACTGAAAAGagctaaatataattattatcaACCTTTAAAGCAAGAGGTGCTCCTCTTCAtgtttgagaaaaattaaatatttaggatttgtttggatttgtgctttttttgaaaaatatttaaaattataaatattgagagaatttatttttttaaattatattaggatggtttattttttttaaaaaaaagataataaaaactaaataaaatttaaattctaaaaaacaacatttaaaaattttttattttaaaaaacaaaaatcacccaaacatgccTTTAAAATTAACCGAAGTATTAAATGGATTTTTCAATTTTGGCGTCATTTTCCACTTGCCCTTTTCTGGTTATTAACCTACGACGCCTCTATTTCCTACTGTGGCTTAGTGGCCGACCAACTAGCAACTAGTCCGTGAGCGGTGGCGGTGAGAATGGCGGCGATGCTAAGGAGCGCCAGGGGGAGCATGAGCTGCGTGTTAGGGCTTCGGAGGTTGAGCCACGCCATGGCCCTGCCTCCGCCGTTAGATGGGGTCATTCACCGCGGGGTCACATCTCCACCGTGCGTTTTGCCTGAGTTCGATCAAAACTGTgacgacaacaacaacaacatcgGATTCGGATTGGGGTTCTCGAATTTTCCTTATGGTGGATCTATGGAGCTTATGGCTGTTCCCAAAAAGAAGGTAACTTGTGACTCATCAGTTATCATTATCACTTCAGTTTCTTCGTTTTCTACTTCGGCACTTCAGAgtttgattctctctctctctcttaaatgaACATTTGTAAGTATTGAGTTTTTGGATTTGGAGGTCTGGGTTTGGTGGATAATGTGGAGTATGGTTgtgtttggggtttagggtttagggtttagggtgttagAGTCGAAGTTTAAGGGTTTTGAGTATTGATAGTTTCAGATTAATTTGGGTTAAGATATCTGAACGATTACTTTCTGTGTTCTGAATTATTAGTCTTTGGATTGTTATTAGTGGGTGATGATTATTTGGTATGGTTTTAtcagtttctctctctttcattctcGTTTGTGTGGGTTGGGGTAGGCATTATCAGagtttttcttggaagctttctttTAACGACTATATGATTCTGACTTGCCTGTTGGACATGTCCTTTTTTCCATGTTTATCTTCATCTGTTTCAGCCAACGAGGGTTGGTAGCTTTTTGGTGCTAGATTAGTTTGAGGTTTCTTTTCATTCAATGGATAATTTTCACTGCCTTAGTTTGTGTGTGGAGATTTTGAATATGAAAATGATACTTAAAAGGCTTTGTATATAATGCAGACTTCTCCCCATAAGAGAGGCATAAGAAATGGACCAAAGGCTTTAAAACCTATTCCTGTGATAATGCGGTGCAAGTAAGTATTTAGCcaatacttttttttgataagtgtgTTTTTCCAATATTGGTATCTGCAAATGTTTCATGTTTCATGTGGAAGTCATATATTCcagaaatatatgtatttttaaaattacatgaTGAAATTAGGTaacaatgtttgattttttttatacagTTTAGCTCAGCTTGCCTTTCCGGACAAACAAATGAATCTTGGAAATTTGGCTTCCGGTTATGATTGGAGGATTTTCATAATTTAAAACTAAAGCATGGCAGATTGTCATTTACTCAAGTTTCTCCTGTTTTAACGAGACTAAAGAACATTCTTGGTTTCTGTTATTGAGCCTCGTTTGGTTCATGATCTTCACACTTGAGAAGCCTCTGTTTGAGTAGACGAATAGAGGTGACAAAGCATTTACTTGAAAAGGTTTGGCTGCGGCTTTGCAAAAGAAAGGGGttgattttcataaataatgacACGAACT contains the following coding sequences:
- the LOC133858437 gene encoding uncharacterized protein LOC133858437 isoform X1, giving the protein MAAMLRSARGSMSCVLGLRRLSHAMALPPPLDGVIHRGVTSPPCVLPEFDQNCDDNNNNIGFGLGFSNFPYGGSMELMAVPKKKTSPHKRGIRNGPKALKPIPVIMRCKGCGRVKLQHFYCCSGDRGNVGEQDDSTR
- the LOC133858437 gene encoding uncharacterized protein LOC133858437 isoform X2, with the translated sequence MAAMLRSARGSMSCVLGLRRLSHAMALPPPLDGVIHRGVTSPPCVLPEFDQNCDDNNNNIGFGLGFSNFPYGGSMELMAVPKKKTSPHKRGIRNGPKALKPIPVIMRCNLAQLAFPDKQMNLGNLASGYDWRIFII